The Carassius gibelio isolate Cgi1373 ecotype wild population from Czech Republic chromosome B18, carGib1.2-hapl.c, whole genome shotgun sequence sequence taaagcaaaaagagcccctaccaagtattgagtacatgtacaataaatgaacatactttccagaatgccaacaattcactaaaataattttttattggtcttattaaggattctaatttgttgagtgaattggtgggtctttgttaaatgtgagccaaaatcataacatttaaaataaccagacttaaactacttcagtctgtgtgcactgaatttatttaatacacaagttacacaatttgagttaaattatagaaataaatgaacttttccacgacattttttgagatgcacctgtatttgctCATAGAAAACGCATTATGTGCAAGgcgtgatttttttttcagcttttaaaaatgacatttaaaacgtGAAGATAAAATTTCATTACTAATATTCATGTcagttgtttaataataataataataataataataataataataataataagtgtctTTTCATTTCGGTACATTATTCATACACTCTTCCGGTCACCAGACATCTATCTATTTCAGTGTTCTTCGTCTCGGCCTGCACTACCAGTTCTCACCATTAGATGTCAGTCTCGTAGAGACTCAAACTCTCTTCATGTTGTTGTTTCGTTTAGGAGTCCGTGAGCGCGCGAGAGAGCAGTGCGCGCGCGAGACGTGCGAGGCTGCGCTTCTGTTGACGCTTCATCCTCGCTCCTCTGTCACAGTCATCCTGCAGGTCGTCCACGATGATGGCTCTGTATCCTCAACACCAGCAAAACATGTCTAATCTgtcttaaattataaaaaaagggcAAATGTAATCCGTCTGGTGATATTATTTGACCACTTTTAGTTACTTATAACTTTTtcataagaaaataaacaaaatcatacCCCAAATTTCCACTTTACTCTTGATTGATGTGTCCCCCTACAGTTTGGGTCCTTATCTAACTGTCAGCTGCTGTCATGCTGCCTAAATGCCACCTGTATGGCTCTAATGGATGCCCGGCTTCCTATGAGTCACCTTTTTTGTAGTGTGACCTGTGCAATTAGCAAAGAGGGCCAGATAATCACTGATCCTACAGCTCTGCAGGAAAAGGTACACACCACACTTCCTGTTGCCCATGGCTGGCACAAACCATAGCGTACAGGTTAAGCTCTTGATCTGTctcttttatgttttcttttcagGAAAGTCGAGCGTTGTTAACATTTGCTATTGATAGCGTTGAGCATAATGTTTTGATGTCATCAACCAAAGGCTCTTTTTCACTCCAGGAGGTGAGATCGGATGCAcatttcattttgtgtgtgtgattcattGCTCTGTTTGTGGATATGATACATAGGAACTTGTGAGTGTTTCATAACCTAAAAGGCAATGACATAAACGTGTTTTCTTCCTACACAGCTGCAGCGGTGCATCGCAATCAGTCAAAGGGCTTCTGAACAAATTTTCCAGTTTTATAGGGAATCTGTCAAACGGCGATATtctaagataaaataaaacaccCATGTTGGGATTTTTACTTTGAGTTTGCATAATTtccttactatatatatatgtgtgtgggcCTATATAATTTTAGGGCCTAAAAAGAAAACTCGCCAAGCgccaaatgcaagtaaaaatcAGCATTGGCGAGTCCATGTAACAGTGTCAGTCGCCAGTTGGTGGGTACAACTTGtacaaattaaaacaatgcaATGATGTGAAAACTCTCAAGTTGAATCaagttttaaagggggggtgaaatgctcgttttcactcaatatcctgttcatcttgagtacctatagagtagtactgcatccttcataactccaaaaagtctttagttttattatattcataagagaaagatagtctgtaccgatttttcccggaaaaacacgaccggctggaggcgtgacgtgtgggcggagctaaagaatcacgagcgccagtaggcttttgcgttgagaccggctggaggcgtgacgtgtgggcggagctaaagaatcacgagcgccaataggcttttgcgttgagagcgtttggaagctgtgacacagatccagaggctgaaattgaacaagagcagcatcagcaacaacgcctctatgtggtatgtactgaaactttatatatttgcttagcggttttggaaaatgactaagttccactttgtcgtctttttattttttaaggtgtacatgtggaaagtgcagtttgatgccaacatcgcatgttgtttacttgatgtgcttacgcgccgatagctaagttaacaacacagagatatttgaagcagttttactcaccgcatgcggttccaacacacgatcgtgaccctttttcgttgggactgcatcatccttaagaaataaacgatgtgcaaatccggcgtcaaactgggctttgtttgtaaaacaagcatcttcgaaatgcagggaacaaacaaaaacacttgcacaactccgttgatgctctgtaaaaataaactccatccactggtcccttaatgctgttttttctttggtaatctgtgcagggttgtcttgccctggcaaccaaaaacacactccttttgtgacatttcgcgatgctctcgctctgatcagtgaatgtctgtgctctcagtgctgtggtatacgggagcgcgcgctcttccgggagaagtgccctcaggacccatataaggaaattccgctccatctaacgtcacacagagccatactcgaaaaaaactttccgaaacttgtgataaaccggaaggagtatttttggaacagaaatactccttcaaacgtacaacttgatttttgaaactttgtccatgtttagcatgggaatccaactctttaacagtgtaaaaaactcagtatgcatgaaatagcatttcaccccccctttaaagagatTCACTGTTTCTGACACAAGCGACAAGATTGAATCGAATAATAGGATACAAACGGACTGTAGGGTATCAGACAAAATAAATATTCGATCAGGAACATGATTGAACATGAGAAGCCGAATTCCACAGAAAGGTTCATGAcacaggatgttgtaaatcaaaTCCTCGCGCCACAAGTCGGAAACAAGTCCACTAGACTTGCGTAGCCTGACCTTCAGACTACATTTTGCATTCTGGGGGAAGttatggcctagtggttagagtttgactccttaccctaaggttgtgggttcgagtcttgggccggcaataccacgactgaggtgcccttaaacaagtcactgaacccccaactgttccccgggagccgcagcataaatggctgccctctgctgcgggtgtgtgttcatggtgtgtgtgttcactgctctgtgtgtgtgcactttggatgggttaaattcagagcacgaattctgagtatgggtcaccatacttggctgtatatcaTGTCACTTTCTTTGAGCGCCCTGCATGCCcactgctacttagccacgataaGAAGAAATCGGATTGGATCGGCATTGGCAGATACTCAAGAATTTTCTGGAAAAAAATGTTATTGTTGCATCCCTAGTCTTCAGACATGATGGGCTCCCAAGACTTCACTTCAacaactactgaacttccaggCAATCAGCATCCTCGGGAAACCCCTTTTTCAAGACAACAAAGGGAACACCTTAACACATGCAATGCAAGTACCTTACCTCCAGACTCCAGAGGAACTCAGTGtaagggttaattaagtgattgatagTTGTTCATGTCTATCCCGTAAAAGTGATTGAGATTTCCATTAGACTGTGTGAGCTGGGTCAGTGAGGAAATTCCATAGTATATATCCATTATAATTAATAGCTGTTCACCGCAGTTTGATCTTCCATTTAGATCCTCTAGAGATGTGTATTGTAATGAGTATCATTAAAACACAGGCTCTTTCCACAACATCAATGCAAGTGCAAGTATTATAAAGGCAAAACCAAATTAAATGTTCAGTCaagtgcatttatttgttcataacaGTTACCTGCAAAATGTACACATTTGCACAAGATTAATGTAGAGGAGGAATAAAATAATGACAGGCGAGGATTTCTCTGGTCTGTTTTCCTGTGTTGAGACGCGACCGCATCACTATAACCTGTGCACTGGAGGACTGTTTGTGGTGCTCTTCTGTGATCCCACACAGGCAATGATAGCTCACTGGAGGGGGCTGTGCTATCACTCCTCTCCTCTGTTCTATGGGGCAGCTTGCTGCAGAAGTAATACATCATTTCCTTCCATGATGTGACCCAATTTCTAACTGCGGGGAGCGCGAAGGGCACCTGCCAAGGCTGTTTATGCTGACCACTGTTTTGTGGTTTAATCTTTTGGAACAGGGCACATTTAAACCTTTAAATCACACGTGGTTTTCTGATTGAAGTATTGTGCACTTGACTTATCTGAATATAGACTTTATCTGTAATGGGACAGTGtagcattcaaatgtttggggtcggtaagatgttttaatattgtgaaatattatcacagttaaaaataaatgttatctctttggatatattaaaatatcatttatttaggCCTTAATGGTctttaatccagtcttcagtgttaggCGATGATAACATATTAGAGATATTtctagttacattttaaaatgttacaaatagtTTTGTGAAAACAACTAcattttttatgaatagaaagaacaacatttacttgaaatgtctttactgtcacttttgatcaatttaacatctccttgttgaagaaaaaaatattaatttctttaaaaaaaactgaccacaaacatttgaatgattcCAGATATATATGTTGTATGGACTTTTAACAGTTCACCAGTCAAATTAATGAACAGAACATTTGCAAAGTTTGTGAACAAAtatactgctaaaaaaaaaggaataattgtACATAAATGCAGATGGATTTGAAGACAAGATTATGCAATGTATTGTGTTTCATATCCGAGACACTTCCAACTAAAGCACTTcagtaaaagctttttttttttgcaactagtTTCACTCGCCTCTGAGGTTATCAAGGTGAAGAGTAGGCCTAAAAAAGGGATTTAAGTATAGAGTGCTACAACAAAATAGAGTTCCCAGTGGTAGAAATGTCACTTGACTACAGTTTTAGCTTTTATCCTCGTGGATTCTGTAAGTTAATAACTGCCCAGGCAGGCAAATACCCtttatttcacatttacaaaTCGTTCATACTATATGTTCAGTACTTCAGAATGAATATAAATTACAGTCTTGTCATTTAAAG is a genomic window containing:
- the exosc5 gene encoding exosome complex component RRP46 isoform X1; translated protein: MSIMMELDRGCSNLREYGNEQSLLSKPDGSSTFVQGDTSILAGVYGPAEVKVSKEIYDRATVEVLIQPKMGLPGVRERAREQCARETCEAALLLTLHPRSSVTVILQFGSLSNCQLLSCCLNATCMALMDARLPMSHLFCSVTCAISKEGQIITDPTALQEKESRALLTFAIDSVEHNVLMSSTKGSFSLQELQRCIAISQRASEQIFQFYRESVKRRYSKIK
- the exosc5 gene encoding exosome complex component RRP46 isoform X2, with amino-acid sequence MSIMMELDRGCSNLREYGNEQSLLSKPDGSSTFVQGDTSILAGVYGPAEVKVSKEIYDRATVEVLIQPKMGLPGVRERAREQCARETCEAALLLTLHPRSSVTVILQVVHDDGSLLSCCLNATCMALMDARLPMSHLFCSVTCAISKEGQIITDPTALQEKESRALLTFAIDSVEHNVLMSSTKGSFSLQELQRCIAISQRASEQIFQFYRESVKRRYSKIK